TGGGTTAAGAGGGCAAAGCTGGTCATCCCACCCATAGATACCCCAGCAACTGCCACTTGATCACTAGCTAGCTGGCGTCTTTGAAAGAAGTCGACAATATAGGAAAATTCGAAGAGATTGCTCTGGATACTTTGCCAGAAGGTCTGGGAAGGGATAGCTTGGACGGGCACTTGGCGCTCTCCGTGGTTAGCGGCATCGGGCACAATGATCCGGCAACCCAGTCGGGCCAATCTGCGGGCAGCGGTAAGGTTTAATTCCTTGTGCGACCGCCAACCGTGGTAGTAAATAATTAAGGGTAAAGCCTTATGGACCAGGTCTTCGGGGACACATTCCAATAAGGGAATGGTGCCTAGCCAACGATGGCGGATAGTGATGGACACGTGACTCCTCCTTTTCTAGTCTAAAAAAACATTTGGGACTTTTAAATAAGGATAAAACAAAGTGGAAGAAAAGTATAAAAAACTGCTTTTCGTGCTACAGATAAATTTCAATTGCTATTGAGAAAATTCCCTAGTTCTGCCATGTTATAATAGAAAAGATCAAAGAGAG
The nucleotide sequence above comes from Aerococcus urinae. Encoded proteins:
- a CDS encoding alpha/beta fold hydrolase, with protein sequence MSITIRHRWLGTIPLLECVPEDLVHKALPLIIYYHGWRSHKELNLTAARRLARLGCRIIVPDAANHGERQVPVQAIPSQTFWQSIQSNLFEFSYIVDFFQRRQLASDQVAVAGVSMGGMTSFALLTQHPNIQAAAALMGTPQPLAYAERLYQHAKAAQRFMPDDYFKLIAWLENYDLSRHSERLGQRPLFIWHGKQDQRVPFDQTEAFVKENPTAHIHFLAEDAGHLVDIDTTKAMVKFFDQHFITSRFG